The Micromonospora violae DNA segment TTCGGTCAGCGCCGGCCCGCTCGGCACCCGGTACGGGATGCCGGCCTGCGCGATGCGGGTACGGGCCCGGGTCAGCCGGCGGGTCATCGTCGACTCGCTGACCAGCAGGAGGCGGGCGATGTCGGCGGTCGGCACGCCGCAGACGGTTCGCAACGTCAACGCCACCCGGGCTTCGATCGCGAGCGCCGGGTGGCAGCAGGTGAAGATGAGCCGCAGCCGGTCGTCCACCACGTCCTGGCTCACGTCCGGCTCCGGCGGCGCGTCCTGCGGCGTGAGCAACGCCAGGTCGTGCAACTTGCGCCGCTCCACGGTGGCCCGGCGCAGCACGTCGATCGCGCGGTTGCGCGCCACCGTCATGAGCCATCCGCCCGGGTTGGTGGGCACACCGTCGGCGGGCCAGCGTTCCAGGGCGACGGTCAACGACTCCTGGGCGCAGTCCTCGGCCAACGCCCAGTCCCCGGTCACCCGGATCAGGGTCGCGACGATCCGGGGGTACGCCTCGACGCCGGCGGCGGCGACGGCCTCCGCCACCGCGCCGGCCGTTGCCCCCGTGCGCATCGGCCGGCGCGGTGAGGTGGACAACCCCGTCAGTCGGGCAGGTCCGCGAACGGGCGCAGCTCCAGTCGCCCTTCGCGGGCCATCGGGTGGGTGCGGGCCACCTCGATCGCCTCGTCCAGATCGGCGCATTCGAGCAGGTCGAAGCCCACGATCACCTCGCTGGTCTCCGCGAACGGCCCCTCGGAGACGAGCAGCTCACCGTCGCGGACCCGGACGGTGGTGGCCGCGCTGGTCGGCCCCAGCTCGTTGCCGCTCAGGCGGCGGCCACGAGAGTCGTTCTCCGCCACCCACTTGTCGATGTCGGGTAGCGGGGTGGGGTCGGTGTCCGGCTCGGTGTCGCTGCAAACGAACATCATGTACTTCATCTGGTCACTCCCTGGTCTCTCGGGACATCGCCAGCATGACGAACGGCCGACCGCGTTCCGGACACCCTCCCCCGAGAAATGTCGGTCAGTCTCCGTTGGCGGCGCGGCGGCGGGCCTCGCGGGTCTTCATGGCGTGCTCCATCAGCGTGACGAGCACCTCCTTGCTGGACTCCCGTTGCCGGGCGTCGCAGAGCAGCACCGGCACACCCGGGTCCAGGTTCAGCGCGGCCTGCACCTCGTCGAGCCGGTACGTCCGAGCGCCCTGGAAGCAGTTCACCGCGACCACGAACGGTGTGCCCCGACCCTCGAAGTAGTCGATCGAGGGGAAGCAGTCGGCGAGCCGGCGGGTGTCGGCCAGCACCACCGCCCCGATCGCGCCCAACGCCAACTCGTCCCAGACGAACCAGAACCGGTCCTGCCCCGGCGTGCCGAACAGGTACAGCACCAGGTCGTCGCTGATGGTGATCCGGCCGAAGTCCATGGCCACGGTGGTGGTGGTCTTGCCCTCCACCCCGGACAGGTCGTCGATGCCGACTCCCGACTCCGTCAGCACCTCCTCGGTGCGCAACGGCCGGGTTTCACTGACCGCGCCGACCATGGTCGTCTTGCCCACGCCGAAGCCGCCCGCGACCAGAATCTTGATCGCGGTGGGCAGTGGCGTCGCTCCCGCCGGCCGGTCAGAGTGCCCGTAGTCCATTGATTACCGCCTCGAAGATGCTGTTGTCGGGAAGACCGGCCGTGGTCTGCGGCTCGCGCACCTGTACCAGGCTGCGGGCCGCCAGATCACCGAGAAGCACCCGGATGGTGCCCACCGGCAGGTCGAGATGGGCGGCGATCTCGGCGACGGACTGTATGCGCTGGCACAGCCCGACGATCGCCAGATGCTCGGGACCGAGACCCACCTCGGGCGTGACCTCGGCTCGGGTCGCCGTGACCAGGGAGATCAGGTCGAAGGTGCCGGTGACCGGGCGGGCCCGACCGCGCGTCACCGCGTACGGACGCACCACCGGACCCGCATGGTCATCCACCCACTGGTGGTCTGCGGACTCCCCCTGGACCGTCATCGCCGTTACCTCTCGCCGACCTGCTGATCACTGCCACGCGAGGGCGACGCGACGTACTTGCCGACGCGGGTGACCAGCATCGCCATCTCGTAGGCGATCAGGCCGACGTCGGCGTCCTCGGTGGCCAGCACCGCCAGGCAGGCGTTACGCCCGGCCGCGGTGACGAACAGGAACGACGACTGCATCTCGATGATGGTCTGCTGCACCTGCCCACCGCCGAAACGCTTACCGGCGCCTCGGGCGAGGCTCTGGATGCCGGCCGCCATCGCCGCGAGGTGCTCGCCGTCGTCCCGGCTCAACCCCTGGGAGGAGGCCATCATGAGGCCGTCGGTGGAGAGCGCGACCGCGTGTTCGGCCTGCTTCACCCGGCCCACCAGGTCATCCAGCAACCACGTCAGGTCGGCGCTCGAAGCCGTCTTCTGGGTCACTTCGTCGTCCTCTTCTCGCCCGGCTGTGCGCCGTGTTCATCTGGGGCTTGACCGTCACACCGCGCGGGAACCCGCGCCTTCGGTGCTCGGTCAGGTCGCTTGTGGATCCTCGTCGGTCGGCTCGGACGGCGTCGCCGCCGGGGCGCCGGAGCCGCCGCCGAGCAGTCGAGCCGCGTCGGTGCGACCACGCCGGGTACCGGTCTGGTAGGAGCTCATCATCCGGCGCACCTGCTCCGGTGGACGCACCACATCCTCGTCGTCGCTCTCCGACACCGCCGGGTCGTCCCGCAACTCGGGAACGATGTTCGCCTGTCGGACCCGGACCGGCAGGCCCGAGTCGGTCCGCTCCGCCTCGGCCCGGGCCGGCATCGGACCACCGTCACCGGTCCCGACCGGCTCGGCGTCGCGGTCCTTCGGTCGGGCGCGGTCAACGGCGGGCAGACCGGTGGGCACGGTCGGGGCCTCCAGGGCTGGCTGACCCGGGCCGCGCCGGGCGCGGGTGGGCAGATCCGGTGTGCCGGCTGTCGGGGTGGTCCGCTGTCGGGTGGGGAGAACGCTGTCCGCCTCCGCCTCCTCGTCCGTGGGTGCGGTGGTGGTGTCGGTCGGCACCGCCGCGGTCACCGGTGCGTCCGGCGCGGTCGCCGTCGGTGCGGCGAGCGCGACCGGTGCGGAGGACGCCGGACGGCTGCTCTCCGTGGCGGGCGCGGACGGCAGCGGGATGGCCGAACCCGCCCGGAACGAGCCGGAGTCCTCCGGGGATGCCTCGGCCTCGGTGACCAGCTCCAGCGGGATCAGCACGACCGCGGTGGTGCCGCCGTACGCGGACTCCTTGAGCCGGACCCGTACGCCGTGCCGTTCGGTCAGCCGGCTCACCACGTACAGCCCGAGGCGGGCGGCGTTGGCGAGGTTCAGCTCGGACTGGTCGACGATCCGGTGGTTCGCCGCGGCCAGGTCCTCCTCGCTCATGCCGAGGCCCCGGTCCTCGATCTCGATGGCGAACCCGTTGGAGACCGACTGGCCGCGGACCTCGACCGTCGTGTGTGGCGGGGAGAACGACAGGCCGTTCTCGATCAGCTCGGCCAGCAGGTGGATGATGTCGCCGACCGCACGGCCGGCGAGCGAGACCGGGCCGAGCGGCAGCACGTTGACCCGGGTGTAGTCCTCCACCTCGGCCACCGCGCCGCGCACCACGTCGACCATCGGGACGTTGCGCCGCCAGGCCCGACCGGGGGTGGAGCCGGAGAGCACGATCAGGTTCTCCGCGTTGCGCCGCATCCGGGTGGCCAGGTGGTCGACCCGGAACAGGTCCTCCAACTCCTCAGCGTCGTGTTCGCGGCGTTCCATCGCGTCGAGCAGGGTGAGCTGCCGGTGGACGAGTGCCTGCGTGCGTCGGGCCAGGCTGAGGAAGACCTCGCGGACGTTGCGACGCAGGTCGGCCTGCTCGACGGCGGTCCGCAGGGCGGTTTCCTGAACGGCGTTGAACGCCTTGCCGACCTGGCCGATCTCGTCGGTGCCGAACTCCAGCGGGGGCGCCTCGGTGGCGACGTCGACCTCCTCGCCGTGCCCGAGCCGCTCCACCACCCGGGGCAGCCGTTCGTCGGCGAGCTGCCAGGCGGCCTCCCGCAGCCGGTCCAGCTGGCGCAGCAGGTTCCGCGCGGTGGTGATCGAGATGACGACCGAGGCGATGACGGCGAGCAGGCCCAGACCGGTGGCGAGCACCAGTCGGACGACGACCATCACGGCGACGCCGGTGGCGCGATCCACGATGCCCTCGCCGCCGGCGGTCACCACATCGTTGACCTCGGCCAACGCGGGTTCCACGGTGCCGCGCCACTGCTCGGCGTCGAGCGGCAGTTGGGTCGACGGGCGGCCCTCGCGGATGATGCTGTCCTGCACGGCGCGCAGTCGGGTGAACTCCTCCCCTTCGACGAGCTGCTGGAAGCGGCGCTCGTCGGCGTCGGCGAGGCGGGTCCGGACCTCGTCGCCGAGGAACCGCTCGGCGGCGACCAGGCTGACGTAGCGGGCGTACTCCGGCCCGCTCATCCGGCCGTTGCCGAAGAGCCCGCTGAGCAGCGCGTCCTCCTGGGAGATCAGCTCCTTCATCCGGTTGAGCTGGATCAGGGCCGCCGCCTCGCCGGCGATCTGCTTGTCGTCCAGGCTGCCCGTCACGTCGTAGATCTGGAAGATCGACTCGATCGCGGTCGTGTACGCCTCGGCGGCGGCAACCCGGTCGATCTTGCGGTCCAGCACCTCGGCGCGGGTCTGCTCCAACGCCTTGACCTGGGCGATCGTCAGACCGAGCTGGGTGTCCAGTGCGGAACTGCCGGCGACGTCGACCTGCCAGTCACGCACCGATTCGGCGAAGTCGGCGGCCAGCCCCGCGCTCTTGGCCTGCTCGGCTTCGAGCGCCGCCCGCTGCGCGGCCTCGGGGTTGCTCAGGTACGCCTGGGTCAACCGCCGCTCCACCTGGAGCTCCTGCAACAACGGCTCGGTCGGCGCGTAGACCTTGCTGTTGATCACCTGGACACCGAGCAGGTTGAAGCCGTCGCGCAGGGTCACCCAGGCCGCGAACATCCAGAGCGCGACCAGAGAGAGCAGCAGGGCGACAACCTTGGTGCGGATACTCGTACCGCGAGAACGCATTGAACCGTCCCAGGCAGGGCGTTGACTCAGCTCATCAACGGGTGATCAGAGGGGGCGACGTCCCACCGCAGCGGGGCATCCGGGGCTGAGGCTCTGCGTACGCTAGCAGTGTCCACACAACCCCTCAAGTTGTTGTTTTTGTTAGCTGGTAGCCGCAATCCACCACCGATCGGTCCACCCCGGAGGCCCGATCGGTGGTCAACCGACAGGCGGCGAGCACCGCGGCGCGCACGATCACTGTCGGACAGTACAGCTCCTTGCCGTACCACAGTGGAGGGTGCTCCCGGTCGACGGATTCGTGCAGGTAGGCGTGCCCACGGGCCACGGCGTCGTCGACCCGTGGCACCGTCGTCGGCACCGTCAGCAGCACCTGGAGGGCGTACGCCGTCTCCTCGGCGGTGCCGCTCCACCGCCCCCACGAGCCGTCCGCGCGCTGACTGTTCAGCACCCAGCCGGCAGCCCGGTCCACCGCCTCGGCGGCGGCCGCACCCCGCCCGAACTCGGCCAGCGCCTGCACACAGCAGACGGTGGCGTAGTACGGCGAGGCGTGCCAGCGGTCCTGCCAGGCGCCGTCGGCACGCTGGCGCCCGGTCAACACCAGGCTCAGCCGCTCGACCGCCCGGCGATAGCGCGGGTCCGCGTCCGGGTGCCGGGCCACGTGCTGGCCGAAGGCGTCCAGCACATGGGCGTTCGTGGTGACCGAGAAGCCGTCCTCCCCCGGCCACGTGCAGAAACCGTCGGCCGTCTCGTACGCCCACAGGCTGGCCGGGTCCGCCGGACGCCCGAGCCGGGCCAACGCGTCGAGGGACACCGCCGTGGTGTCGGCGTCGGTCGGCAGGCCGTCGCCGGTGGCGATGCCCTGGCCGGCGGTGGCGGCGGTCAGGCTCTCCAGGACGGAGGTCGGCGGGTTGATGGTGACTCCGGCGCGACGCAGGCCGCTGAGCACCCACGCCCGCTCGAAGACCGTGATCGGTGCCGGGCAGGGCACCGGGCCGCCCCCGTCGCGGATCAACGCCCGCAGGAAGGCGTGCGCGGCGGGGCCGGCGGAGGGTCCGGCCGCGCTCAGCCAGGCGGCGGTCGCGGCGGGTGAGGCGCCGACCGCGGTGAGCGTGGGGCCGGCGTCGGCGGGGACCGCGTCCAGGATCTCGTAGAAGTGGGCCAGCTTCGGTGGCAGCGCCGCGCCGGCGGCCACCGCGGACCGCACCGCGCGCAGCCGGTCCCGGTTGAGCCCGGGCGGCAGCGGCAACGGCGGGCGGGGCAGCCGGTCGGCGATGGCCCGCTCCAACCCCGCGAGCCGGTCGTTGATCGTGTCGACCAGCGCCGGAACGATGAGGTCCAGCGCGGGGGTGTCCGGCAGCGTCCGCGCGTCGCCGGCCAGCAGCGTGCCGGCGAGCGCGCCGAGGCCACGGGACACCGACGTGAGCAGGTCCGTCCCGCCCCTACCGTCGGCCAGGGCGGCGAGCAGCGCGTCGGTGGCGCTCAACGTCGGCACCAGGGCGTACCCCTCGGGTGGGCCCCACGCCCCGTCCGGACGCTGACTGCGCAGCAGGAACGCGATCCGCTGGTGGTGCCCGGTCAGCCAGGGAGCGACGGCCACCAACCGCCCGGTCTCGTACAGCGACGCGGCGACCTGCCCCCACGGCCGCAGGCACAGGCCGGCGACCAGTTCGCGGGCGGCGTCGGCGATCGGGTCGGTGCTCGCCGCGTCGACGAGAACCCGCACGGCGCGGTCACTCATCGCGCGCACCCCAGAAGTCCGCCAGTTGGTAGAAGCCGCCGGTGAAGGAGATCTGCCGGTTGAGGTACTCCGCCTGGCGGGGGCACCGTTCGGCGAGGGCGGCCAGGTCCCCTCGGGACCGGGCGGTCAGCTCGGCCAGCCGGTCGTGCACCTGCGCCGGGTCGTCGACCAGCGACAGGGCGTTCAGGTCACCCCACTCGGCGTCGCGCCCCTGGGTGGCGAGGTCGTTGACCAGCCGCAGCACCCGCTGCACGCCCCGTCCGGCGTCCAGCAGGTCGGTCAACTGGGCGAGCGTCCGCTCGTCGCCGGTGGCTATCCAGTGGGTGCTGTTGACGAAGGAGCTGCCGGAGTTGTCGGCGTTCTCCAGGTAGCGGTCCAGGTCCGGCAGGCGGCGCCCGGTGGTCGGGTCGGTCGGCAGGTTCTTCCAGTCCCACTCCCGAGCGGCGGCAGCGAGCATCCGGGCCAACTCGTCGCGCCAGATCGGGCGCAGCCGGGCGAACGCCGGCACGGTCGTCAGCTCGTCGCGCAGGTCGGCCAGGAGCCGTGCCAGGTGCCGCCCCGGTGGGGGCGTCGCGCCATCGGCCGCTGCCAGGCAGTCGGTCACCACCTGCCGGACGTCGTCCACGGAACGGGCGAGGTAGTCGATCTGCCAGTCGGCGGCGAAGACCCAGAGCACGGTACGGGTGGTGATCCGCAGTTCGGCGGCGGTGTGCCAGGGCGCGATGAAGGCGACAGTGGTGGCCACCGAGCTGAGCAGCGCCGGGTCGAACGGTGCGGCGTCGAACAGTTCGGGGTGGGCGGCGGTGACAGCCTGGAGGTCGCGGACGCCCCGCACAGCGAGTGCGCACACCCGGCCCTGCTCGGCGACCGCGTCCTGGCCGGCCTGCGCCGGTCGCGGGCTGTCGGTCACGACGCGGCCAGGCGCTCGACCGGGGTGAGGATGAGCTCGGCCCGTTGCTTGGGTTGCAGCGAGGCGCCCATCCGAGGGGTGAGGTCGACCGGTTCGCGCAGCCGGAAACGGTAGCGGCTCAGCACGGTGCTGACGATGAGCTGGGCCTCCAGCAGGAACAGGTACTGCCCGAGGCACTGGTGCGGGCCGCCGCCGAACGGGAAGTAGGAGTAGCGGTAGCGCCGCCGGGGCAGCTCCGGCGCGAACCGCTCCGGGTCGAAGAGCGTCGGGTCGTTCCAGAACGTCGACATCCGCTGGGTCACGTACGGGCTGACCAGCACGCTGCCGCCGGCTTTGATCCGCACCCCGCCCAGCACGTCGTCGCCGACCGCGGTGCGCGGGATCATCCAGCCGGCCGGGTAGAGCCGCAGCATCTCGTCGAGCACCATCCGGCCGTAGCGCAGCTGGGGCAGGTGCTCGCGGCCGACCCGGTCGGCGCCGACGACCTGTTCGATCTCGTCGGTCATCCGCTCGGCCACGTCGGGTCGGGACGCCAGCACCGGCCAGAGCCAGGAGAGCAGCGCGATGGTGGTCTCGGTGGCGGTGGAGAACATCGCGACCACGTCGCCGCGGATCGCGTACTCGTCGGGTTCGCTGCCGTCGGCACGCGGCCGGCAGAGCGTGGAGATGATGTCGTCGCCGTCGGTGGGATGGGCCCGGGCCTCCCGGATGATCGGCAGCACCACCGCGTCGATGGTGCGCACCGCCTCGCGGAAGCGCCGGTCGCCGGGCATCGGCACCGCGTACGGCACGGCGGGCACCAGCAGTCGGGGGAGCATCGCGGTGGTGAGGGTGTCCAGCGCGGCGCTGATCCGCAGGGCATCGGGGACCGAGATCCGGTCGGCGAAGAGCACCCGCATGGTGGTGCGCAGGACGATCCGGGTCAGCTCCGCACCGCCGTCGATCGGGCGACCGGCGAGGGCCGGTTCGAGCCACTCGTCGACCGCTTCGTTGATCGCCTCGGCCATCTTGTCGACGAGCGTCTCGGCCCGCTTGGCGGTGAACAACGGTTGCAGGGCGCCTCGGCTGGACTCCCAGATCGCACCCTCGGCGACCAGGATGGCGTCGCCGACGATCCGACGAACGGGTCGCCACAGCAGTCCGTCGCCGTCCCGGGTGTAGTTGGCAACGTTGTCCCGCAGGACGCGTTGCAGGTGCTCAGGGTGGCTGACCAGATAGGGGCGGAACGAGCCGAGGTTGAGCCGGATGACCTCGCCGTCGGCGTCCTGCGCGAAGTCGACGAGCGCGCCCAGCGGATCGCGGATCAACGCGGGCAGCGCGGTTCGTAACGGAATCATCCGGGGTTCGCTGTTGACGGTGGCGGGGCGCGCCTCGAACACCTGCGACATCGAACCACGTCTCCTCGTCGTCCCGGCGACCGCAGCTGTCCACTGTGGTCGGTCGGGT contains these protein-coding regions:
- a CDS encoding cytochrome P450 — encoded protein: MPLRTALPALIRDPLGALVDFAQDADGEVIRLNLGSFRPYLVSHPEHLQRVLRDNVANYTRDGDGLLWRPVRRIVGDAILVAEGAIWESSRGALQPLFTAKRAETLVDKMAEAINEAVDEWLEPALAGRPIDGGAELTRIVLRTTMRVLFADRISVPDALRISAALDTLTTAMLPRLLVPAVPYAVPMPGDRRFREAVRTIDAVVLPIIREARAHPTDGDDIISTLCRPRADGSEPDEYAIRGDVVAMFSTATETTIALLSWLWPVLASRPDVAERMTDEIEQVVGADRVGREHLPQLRYGRMVLDEMLRLYPAGWMIPRTAVGDDVLGGVRIKAGGSVLVSPYVTQRMSTFWNDPTLFDPERFAPELPRRRYRYSYFPFGGGPHQCLGQYLFLLEAQLIVSTVLSRYRFRLREPVDLTPRMGASLQPKQRAELILTPVERLAAS
- a CDS encoding nitrate- and nitrite sensing domain-containing protein — translated: MRSRGTSIRTKVVALLLSLVALWMFAAWVTLRDGFNLLGVQVINSKVYAPTEPLLQELQVERRLTQAYLSNPEAAQRAALEAEQAKSAGLAADFAESVRDWQVDVAGSSALDTQLGLTIAQVKALEQTRAEVLDRKIDRVAAAEAYTTAIESIFQIYDVTGSLDDKQIAGEAAALIQLNRMKELISQEDALLSGLFGNGRMSGPEYARYVSLVAAERFLGDEVRTRLADADERRFQQLVEGEEFTRLRAVQDSIIREGRPSTQLPLDAEQWRGTVEPALAEVNDVVTAGGEGIVDRATGVAVMVVVRLVLATGLGLLAVIASVVISITTARNLLRQLDRLREAAWQLADERLPRVVERLGHGEEVDVATEAPPLEFGTDEIGQVGKAFNAVQETALRTAVEQADLRRNVREVFLSLARRTQALVHRQLTLLDAMERREHDAEELEDLFRVDHLATRMRRNAENLIVLSGSTPGRAWRRNVPMVDVVRGAVAEVEDYTRVNVLPLGPVSLAGRAVGDIIHLLAELIENGLSFSPPHTTVEVRGQSVSNGFAIEIEDRGLGMSEEDLAAANHRIVDQSELNLANAARLGLYVVSRLTERHGVRVRLKESAYGGTTAVVLIPLELVTEAEASPEDSGSFRAGSAIPLPSAPATESSRPASSAPVALAAPTATAPDAPVTAAVPTDTTTAPTDEEAEADSVLPTRQRTTPTAGTPDLPTRARRGPGQPALEAPTVPTGLPAVDRARPKDRDAEPVGTGDGGPMPARAEAERTDSGLPVRVRQANIVPELRDDPAVSESDDEDVVRPPEQVRRMMSSYQTGTRRGRTDAARLLGGGSGAPAATPSEPTDEDPQAT
- a CDS encoding DUF742 domain-containing protein, whose amino-acid sequence is MTVQGESADHQWVDDHAGPVVRPYAVTRGRARPVTGTFDLISLVTATRAEVTPEVGLGPEHLAIVGLCQRIQSVAEIAAHLDLPVGTIRVLLGDLAARSLVQVREPQTTAGLPDNSIFEAVINGLRAL
- a CDS encoding YciI family protein, which encodes MMFVCSDTEPDTDPTPLPDIDKWVAENDSRGRRLSGNELGPTSAATTVRVRDGELLVSEGPFAETSEVIVGFDLLECADLDEAIEVARTHPMAREGRLELRPFADLPD
- a CDS encoding terpene synthase family protein — protein: MTDSPRPAQAGQDAVAEQGRVCALAVRGVRDLQAVTAAHPELFDAAPFDPALLSSVATTVAFIAPWHTAAELRITTRTVLWVFAADWQIDYLARSVDDVRQVVTDCLAAADGATPPPGRHLARLLADLRDELTTVPAFARLRPIWRDELARMLAAAAREWDWKNLPTDPTTGRRLPDLDRYLENADNSGSSFVNSTHWIATGDERTLAQLTDLLDAGRGVQRVLRLVNDLATQGRDAEWGDLNALSLVDDPAQVHDRLAELTARSRGDLAALAERCPRQAEYLNRQISFTGGFYQLADFWGARDE
- a CDS encoding roadblock/LC7 domain-containing protein, whose amino-acid sequence is MTQKTASSADLTWLLDDLVGRVKQAEHAVALSTDGLMMASSQGLSRDDGEHLAAMAAGIQSLARGAGKRFGGGQVQQTIIEMQSSFLFVTAAGRNACLAVLATEDADVGLIAYEMAMLVTRVGKYVASPSRGSDQQVGER
- a CDS encoding GTP-binding protein, which translates into the protein MDYGHSDRPAGATPLPTAIKILVAGGFGVGKTTMVGAVSETRPLRTEEVLTESGVGIDDLSGVEGKTTTTVAMDFGRITISDDLVLYLFGTPGQDRFWFVWDELALGAIGAVVLADTRRLADCFPSIDYFEGRGTPFVVAVNCFQGARTYRLDEVQAALNLDPGVPVLLCDARQRESSKEVLVTLMEHAMKTREARRRAANGD
- a CDS encoding prenyltransferase/squalene oxidase repeat-containing protein, with amino-acid sequence MSDRAVRVLVDAASTDPIADAARELVAGLCLRPWGQVAASLYETGRLVAVAPWLTGHHQRIAFLLRSQRPDGAWGPPEGYALVPTLSATDALLAALADGRGGTDLLTSVSRGLGALAGTLLAGDARTLPDTPALDLIVPALVDTINDRLAGLERAIADRLPRPPLPLPPGLNRDRLRAVRSAVAAGAALPPKLAHFYEILDAVPADAGPTLTAVGASPAATAAWLSAAGPSAGPAAHAFLRALIRDGGGPVPCPAPITVFERAWVLSGLRRAGVTINPPTSVLESLTAATAGQGIATGDGLPTDADTTAVSLDALARLGRPADPASLWAYETADGFCTWPGEDGFSVTTNAHVLDAFGQHVARHPDADPRYRRAVERLSLVLTGRQRADGAWQDRWHASPYYATVCCVQALAEFGRGAAAAEAVDRAAGWVLNSQRADGSWGRWSGTAEETAYALQVLLTVPTTVPRVDDAVARGHAYLHESVDREHPPLWYGKELYCPTVIVRAAVLAACRLTTDRASGVDRSVVDCGYQLTKTTT